One part of the Parabacteroides distasonis ATCC 8503 genome encodes these proteins:
- a CDS encoding DNA cytosine methyltransferase, whose protein sequence is MTHGSLFSGVGGFDLAAEWMGWENLFHCEINEWCQKVLRFHFPKSIQYDDITRTDFTPWRGKVDVLTGGFPCQPFSTAGKRRGAEDDRYLWPEMLRAIREIRPAWVIGENVAGITSMVQPGSEVTVESQASLFEKADKETILEQEYVIETVCRDLEREGYSVQPILIPACGVGAPHKRDRVWFIAHSEGDGDRGASHEGGGTTQGSYGKEIEQSFIGSGIWTTSHPNCSRGLQFGERRDIRDKEQYDQDKEPERHEQPSRFGGSGEAYVISDTDSPRFQAKGSEQQTTGITGGGLRKDVTDTYGEKLQTWLKNNGREIEEENIARLDNGVERSCCIRAFAESDKKRRCLMQYTSNDWPALSAELWKDFPTQPPVCRRNDGLPFDVDYLAIPFTKWRQESIKAYGNAIVPQVAFEIFKAIETSTFHHS, encoded by the coding sequence ATGACACATGGATCATTATTTTCTGGCGTGGGCGGTTTTGACCTTGCCGCCGAATGGATGGGATGGGAGAACCTGTTCCATTGCGAGATTAACGAGTGGTGCCAAAAGGTACTGAGGTTTCATTTCCCAAAAAGCATTCAATATGACGATATTACAAGAACTGATTTCACTCCGTGGAGAGGGAAGGTTGACGTACTCACAGGAGGGTTCCCTTGTCAGCCATTTTCAACGGCAGGAAAGCGAAGGGGAGCGGAAGATGACCGTTACCTCTGGCCGGAAATGCTTCGGGCAATACGGGAGATACGACCCGCTTGGGTCATTGGTGAGAACGTTGCTGGAATCACCAGCATGGTACAACCCGGCAGTGAGGTTACGGTGGAAAGTCAAGCCTCTTTGTTTGAAAAGGCTGACAAGGAAACAATACTCGAACAAGAGTACGTTATCGAAACCGTCTGCCGAGATCTTGAACGTGAGGGATATTCCGTCCAGCCGATTCTTATTCCAGCTTGCGGTGTCGGAGCGCCGCACAAGAGGGACAGGGTATGGTTTATTGCCCACTCCGAGGGCGATGGAGATCGTGGAGCATCCCATGAAGGCGGCGGAACGACTCAAGGATCGTACGGGAAAGAAATTGAACAATCTTTCATCGGGAGCGGCATTTGGACTACTTCCCACCCCAACTGCTCAAGAGGGCTTCAATTCGGGGAAAGGAGAGATATTCGTGACAAGGAACAATACGATCAGGATAAGGAACCAGAACGGCACGAGCAGCCGTCTAGGTTTGGAGGGAGCGGTGAAGCATATGTTATATCCGACACCGACAGCCCAAGATTTCAAGCGAAGGGGTCCGAACAGCAAACAACAGGGATTACCGGAGGCGGCCTACGAAAAGATGTTACCGACACCTACGGCGAGAAGCTACAAACATGGCTCAAAAATAACGGACGGGAGATCGAGGAGGAAAATATCGCAAGGCTGGACAATGGAGTTGAACGATCTTGCTGTATCAGGGCTTTTGCCGAATCCGACAAGAAGAGACGATGCCTTATGCAATATACCAGTAATGATTGGCCAGCATTGTCAGCAGAACTATGGAAAGACTTCCCAACTCAACCCCCTGTTTGTCGAAGAAATGATGGGTTACCCTTTGATGTGGACTACCTTGCCATTCCTTTCACAAAATGGAGACAAGAATCCATAAAAGCCTACGGAAACGCCATCGTCCCACAAGTAGCATTTGAGATATTCAAGGCGATAGAAACATCAACCTTTCATCATAGTTGA
- a CDS encoding DUF6633 family protein has product MPQKLSEKAWLVVNRYGDGESFAKKFNPSLQVVCAQNVERSFKGNAPSLALLGETYPDEQVNTWIIAQLMDLYKFAGVKEKPTFQQVLELSVMIRVEYYYLKASELLLFFFKLKAGEYGTFYGVVDPMVIMSALIEFKAYRKRQLEKYDREEQERQREERYEKQGKNSVPFPDHLEFLKKIMESE; this is encoded by the coding sequence ATGCCGCAAAAGCTTTCGGAAAAGGCATGGTTAGTAGTAAATAGGTACGGGGACGGTGAAAGTTTCGCTAAAAAGTTCAATCCTTCATTACAGGTTGTATGTGCTCAAAATGTGGAACGTTCGTTCAAAGGTAATGCGCCTTCATTGGCTTTGCTCGGAGAAACCTATCCGGATGAACAGGTGAATACTTGGATAATTGCTCAACTGATGGACTTGTACAAGTTTGCCGGTGTAAAGGAGAAGCCTACATTCCAACAGGTCTTGGAGCTTTCCGTGATGATACGTGTGGAATACTATTACTTGAAAGCTTCCGAATTGTTGCTTTTTTTCTTCAAGTTGAAAGCTGGCGAATATGGTACCTTTTACGGTGTTGTGGATCCTATGGTAATCATGTCTGCTTTAATAGAGTTCAAAGCATACAGAAAAAGGCAACTGGAGAAATACGACCGGGAAGAACAGGAAAGACAACGAGAAGAAAGATACGAGAAGCAAGGTAAGAACTCCGTCCCGTTTCCGGATCATTTGGAGTTTCTGAAAAAGATTATGGAATCAGAATAA
- a CDS encoding DNA adenine methylase: MRTPITYYGGKQNLSERIVSMMPRHKIYCEPFFGGGAVFFAKPKAGIEVINDKNDLLINFFKVCQSASKFKELRERIRLSLHSESDYIRARNIYRGRSEVSDVDKAWAVWIMANECHSGSLYGGWKFCNGTAGTHFGKVFRNKREEFNDKLYDRLSEVQISCRDALKVIKNRDSVDTLFYLDPPYPGAVQGHYYGYGENDLADLLDLLSRINGKFILSNYWTDTLRSFVNENKWNHKEVKVTTHTAVHSRIRESTEVLVYNYEIEKTLF; this comes from the coding sequence ATGAGAACACCAATCACATATTATGGAGGCAAGCAAAACTTGTCCGAACGCATTGTATCAATGATGCCTAGGCATAAGATATATTGCGAGCCATTCTTTGGAGGAGGAGCGGTATTTTTTGCGAAGCCTAAAGCAGGGATAGAAGTGATCAATGACAAGAACGACTTGTTGATAAACTTTTTCAAGGTCTGCCAGTCCGCATCCAAATTTAAGGAGTTACGTGAGAGAATCCGATTATCGCTACACTCCGAGTCTGACTACATTAGGGCTAGGAACATTTATCGAGGACGATCTGAGGTCTCGGATGTAGACAAGGCTTGGGCCGTATGGATCATGGCAAATGAGTGCCATTCTGGTAGCTTGTATGGAGGATGGAAATTCTGTAACGGTACCGCCGGGACACACTTCGGGAAGGTTTTCAGGAATAAGCGTGAGGAGTTCAACGATAAATTGTACGATCGCCTATCAGAGGTGCAGATTTCCTGTAGGGACGCGTTGAAAGTTATCAAGAACAGGGATAGCGTTGATACGTTATTTTACCTTGATCCTCCTTATCCCGGGGCGGTTCAAGGTCATTATTATGGTTATGGGGAGAATGACCTTGCGGATCTGCTAGATCTTTTGTCTCGGATCAATGGTAAATTCATTCTCAGCAATTACTGGACTGACACCTTACGCTCCTTTGTCAATGAAAACAAATGGAACCATAAGGAAGTAAAAGTCACCACTCATACGGCCGTTCACTCTCGGATAAGGGAGAGTACGGAGGTTTTGGTTTACAATTACGAGATTGAGAAAACATTGTTTTGA